DNA sequence from the Dunckerocampus dactyliophorus isolate RoL2022-P2 chromosome 4, RoL_Ddac_1.1, whole genome shotgun sequence genome:
tgcaaaaaaaaaagaaatcaagaagggggcacacactttttcacaccactgtatatccatAGAGACATACATCAATAGTTCCATAAAGACATACAAGACACTATACTATAGAATACTATACTATAGAATACTACAGTATAGCAGAGGTCGAATGAAGCAAATGTACAGTAACTGTAAATGAAGAGGCGACACCACAGCATTTCATTTCTAACAAATAGTTTTAATAaggttttacatacagaaaatacacaaaGTTATACATTTGTACACAAATGTAACCAGCGTCGAGAAAGCCTCACAGTTTGTACCTTGTGTCTGTCACATAGTGCCAGTCCATGTCCCTAAAAAGGCCCATTTCAAGTGTCGAGGGTGAAGGGTCGGGGTTCACGCTGCAGGTACTGATGGCCTTTGAAGAATATCATCCTCCATGCTCGCAATCacaacttcttcttcttcttcttctttgacaCGCTACGTTAGCTTTCACAGAAAGCACTCCATTACGTCCGTAGCCGAAAATAACATCCTCACAACTTTATATCCTGTGACTCGGACATCTTGGCCAGCGTCTTTTTCACCCGCAAAGCTGtgaggcgagaggcggggttgtGAGCCCAACACTCGGTCATCAGCTTTCCCATCTGTCTCAGACACTGcaacacaaacacgcacgcacgcttAGGTGcaataggtacacctgcacaggctGCACCAAACATTCAAGTCGATAATGTCTTCTAATTTATTATAATAACACACCGACAGATACATTTAGTTTCAGGGggaaaatagtcatttttgtttttattttcatttatttgaccTTTTCATAATATGTACATGAAATAACTAttgtttaacattttaattagcATTAGTCAGCCACATAAGAGGGTCTAATTTTAGATTTtagattatatttatattatttttttgcaaaaatactAAATATTCATGAGTTCTTTTATTTATTAGAAATGTTAATACAATGTCTGGTAAAGTAGAGTAAGGACCATTTtccctacatactgtatgtccaaacATTCATGCTCTCATTGATGATTTGGGTGTTTTAGCGTAATCCGTCTCACAAGCAAGCAGAGCGTTTTCACCTCATCGCTGGTCCATCGATTAGGGAAGGAGGGTCGTAGCTTCTTGATGCAGACCACCTCTCTCATGTCCTCATATGAAGGGTCAGTAGGGACCAGGTCGTGGTAGGGCAGCTGGTACTCCTCCAGGATGCCTTCATGCGCATAAGACCAGGATGTTGTAGATAAAATAGTACTAAAAATGTAGATGCGCTGGCAAGGAAGCGTGACGAGATACCTCCTGACACGCAGCGGCGAGCGATCTCCCACAGGATGAGTCCAAAGCTGTACATGTCGGCCATGATGTATGACTGGAAGTGACTTCTGTTCAGGGTCTCGTCCAGAACCTCGGGAGGCATGTAGCGCTTGGTGCCCACTCTGGTGTTGGGGGGGATGTCCACCTCGTTGGTGTCGCTGTTGGGAAACGGAAACACTTTCACTTACAACATCTAGATTACCAGAAAGTAAAAAATACAGCAATGAACCTGTTGTCCCTCTATTCTGCTCCATTATCTTGGACACAGATTAACCCGTGGCTAATGACCCCACGGCTGCCACCATTATTCACAGAAATCGTTATGCAAGTAAAATTTTACTTTTGACACCAGAAATCTGAGGACTAGTACCCTCAAACCAAACTAAAAACAGGTCTTTTGGGTTTGAAAACCTAGTTGGCAGGGTGTGTATGTACAACAGTATGCGTGGAACACTCCGTCACACGACCTGGGTATGTCATGGACGGCCTCATGGCTAAttatcccacttctgacaccagaaATCGAAGGACTAGCACCCGCAAACCAAACTAAAACCAGGTTGGGTTTGAAAACCTGTTAGGCAGATTGCATGTACGACGGTAATCGTGGAACAATCCGTCACACTTCCTGGGTATGTCATGGATGGCCTCAGGGCTAATTATCCCACTTCTGCCACCATAAATCCAGCCATAAAGAGGACAAGTACCCTCAACCCATCTGAAGTGTTTGCTACAGTCAAGCACGCCCCACACCCACCTGATGAACTTGACAGCCAGTCCCAGGTCGGCGATGCAGCAGGCACCATTCCTCTTGACCAAGATGTTCTTGCTCTTCAGGTCTCTGTGAGCGATGGCGGGCTTGCCCTGTGTGCCGAATATCTCGGTGTGGAGGTGGCACAGGCCTGACACAGACGAGTAGGCCAGTCGCAGCATGGCCTTGCTGTCCAGGGTGGTGGACTTGAGGTAGTCGTACAGGGAGCCGTTCTCGTGGTAGTCGGTGATCAGGTAGAGCTGAGTCCACGAGCCGGTGCCTTTAATGTCTGCTGCAATGAAACCTGAAGAGAAGGAGACATTAGTTTTACTTCATTCTAACGGTATCGGCCCAGCTTAGGAAGCCTGCTAATAGAACTATCAACACCGCTGGTTTCAGAAGGTCTTACCCAGTATGTTCTCATGCCTCATCAGGACCGTCTGATAGATTTCGGTCTCCCGGAACCAGCTGGCCTCTTCGGTGGTGAAGAAAACTTTCACGGCCACCTTCTCTCCTCGCCAGCGGCCCATCCAGACCTCGCCGTACCTGCCTTTACCGATCTGCTTCACCATCTGAATCTGCTTGGCGATGGTCCTCTGAACCTGAGGGGTAGCAGGAGTGTTACACTTTTTTACCCTTTGGTCCCAAAACGGACCCTCTCATAAAAATGGAATACTGTGGAGACATTGTTATTTTTCATACATCAAATCTTTTCATCAAACTgttaaaaacatttgattttttcttatttttagatCAAATGTAAGGTAACGCTGTTTACCTTAAGGTCCCAAAACGGCCCCTCTCATAAAAGTCTAATCAAAAGgtgaaatatacttttttttttcactttcaccgCATCTTTTCAACAATTTCAGACCTCATCATATAAAATgaagtgttgttgttttatttttgcagacTTCAAACATGCACCT
Encoded proteins:
- the bmpr1ba gene encoding bone morphogenetic protein receptor type-1B, which translates into the protein MPVWGGRLKLCLPLCLRSYSPVLLLLLLLGSFFLHTPVQGNILDSMLLRASSKEASEGGKENGGSTSTASSSQRLLWCHCYHHCPDDSTNNTCRTDGYCFTMVEEEGGVPVLSAGCLGMVGSEFQCRDTWSSRQRRSLECCTDQDYCNRNLHPTLPPLKPPIYVNEKIHHMALLISVTVCSIILAVVIVFCYFRYKRQVSRPRYTIGLEQDETFIPPGESLKDLIEQSQSSGSGSGLPLLVQRTIAKQIQMVKQIGKGRYGEVWMGRWRGEKVAVKVFFTTEEASWFRETEIYQTVLMRHENILGFIAADIKGTGSWTQLYLITDYHENGSLYDYLKSTTLDSKAMLRLAYSSVSGLCHLHTEIFGTQGKPAIAHRDLKSKNILVKRNGACCIADLGLAVKFISDTNEVDIPPNTRVGTKRYMPPEVLDETLNRSHFQSYIMADMYSFGLILWEIARRCVSGGILEEYQLPYHDLVPTDPSYEDMREVVCIKKLRPSFPNRWTSDECLRQMGKLMTECWAHNPASRLTALRVKKTLAKMSESQDIKL